The nucleotide window CAAATCTTTTGTTTCTTGTACCATCGGCAGAATAAATATATGACATTTACCCTAAATGGAAAACTATTAAAAATGGCTGATAACTTAAACGCATATGATTTAATTATTCAACTAGGTTATGAAAATCAACGTATTGCATTAGAAATCAATGAAACCATTATCCCCAAATCTAAACATGCTACATTTGCCCTAAATGAAGGAGACATAATCGAGATTATTAAAGCAGTCGGTGGTGGTTAAAGCTTATTGTATAAAAAACATCTCTAATTCATTATCAAATTAACTATTTATATACTCAACGTTTTCATAAAAATAAATTCTCACTCTTAAAAATTCAATATCTATATTTCTGATAATAAATTATAGTGAATAGTCCCTAAGTATAGAAAATATGCTAACATACTTTCTATTATGTCATTGCCTAATCTAATTCAACTAATCCACTTATCAATTTTTTCCGAGGATTTATTAACATAAAATATTTGCTATTCATGGCAATCTTATAATTTCTAATCAATTCTACTTCTACATACTTAAACTCATTTTGATAAATTAATAATTTCAACTGCATAAAACACTTTTTTAAACTAGTACTTATCTTGAATAATTGTAATTAGTGAATTAATTGATTGTTGTAATAACTGATAACTTTTATCCTTTGCTATTTTCTTTTGTCTTTGATTTTTAGTTGTACATGGAAACCAAAATAACTAATCATTAAAGAAGCAATATTACAAACTACTACTTAACTAATATTTTATACCATCCAGTCTTTTTGAATTTCATCAGCTGAGAATGGCTTAATGTTAAGTGTTTGCATAGTGTCAACATCTAGTTTTATTTCTATATCTACGCTGTCGTAGCCTCTACCTTGAGAATAGCGTGCTAAAATTTTAGCAGCGATTTGTAAATCTGCTTGATTAGGGTCTCCATCAATCAATGCTAATGGTCCATTGCAACTAGTGGGATATAAATTAGCATATTGATTACGATAGCCTTCTAAGAATTTAACTTCTCCTTCTTCACGAGCAATAATCATTTTAAAACGTGGATTTGGGCGAATATGTCTGCCAACTTTAAGCATCATTAAATCATCGAGTTGATAATTACGATTACCACGAGATTTCCACATATCCACTAGTTTATCTGAATATTGTTTGTCAGTTAAAAAACAACAACCACCCGCAGGTGTAGCATAACCATCAAACCCATATTCTTTTGCTAAAAACATTTGTGGTTTGCGCGTACGCC belongs to Candidatus Vesicomyosocius okutanii and includes:
- the thiS gene encoding sulfur carrier protein ThiS, whose product is MTFTLNGKLLKMADNLNAYDLIIQLGYENQRIALEINETIIPKSKHATFALNEGDIIEIIKAVGGG